One stretch of Sinomonas terrae DNA includes these proteins:
- the dgoD gene encoding galactonate dehydratase, with protein sequence MKVTSLTTYTVPPRWLFLKIETDEGVTGWGEPVLEGRAATVAAAVEELADYVVGQDPRNIEDLWTVMYRAGFYRGGPIMMSAIAGIDQALWDIKGKALGVPVHELLGGKVRESIRTYSWIGGDRPGETAAAARAAVDRGFTAVKMNGTEELQYIDTWDKVERCLENVQAIREAVGPNIGIGVDFHGRVHKPMAKVLIKELEPFKLMFIEEPVLSEHASSLLDVMRNTPTPIALGERLYSRWDFKEILATGAVDIIQPDPSHCGGITEARKIANMAEAYDVALALHCPLGPIALATCLQIDAGCYNAFIQEQSLGIHYNTSNDLLDYVTDPSVFDYQDGMVKIPGGPGLGIDVNEEYVVERAAEGHRWRNPVWRHKDGSVAEW encoded by the coding sequence AGTCACGTCGTTGACGACGTACACCGTCCCCCCGCGCTGGCTCTTCCTCAAGATCGAGACCGACGAGGGCGTCACCGGCTGGGGCGAGCCCGTCCTCGAGGGGCGCGCGGCCACTGTCGCAGCCGCCGTCGAAGAGCTCGCCGACTACGTCGTGGGGCAGGATCCACGGAACATCGAGGACCTCTGGACCGTCATGTACCGCGCTGGCTTCTACCGCGGTGGGCCGATCATGATGAGCGCCATCGCCGGTATCGACCAAGCCCTGTGGGACATCAAGGGCAAGGCGCTCGGCGTTCCCGTCCACGAACTGCTCGGCGGCAAAGTCCGGGAGAGCATCCGCACGTATTCGTGGATCGGCGGGGACCGCCCTGGTGAGACGGCCGCGGCGGCCCGGGCCGCCGTCGACCGCGGCTTCACGGCCGTCAAGATGAACGGCACCGAAGAGCTGCAGTACATCGATACGTGGGACAAGGTCGAACGCTGCCTCGAGAACGTACAGGCGATCCGGGAGGCGGTGGGACCCAACATCGGCATCGGCGTTGACTTCCACGGGCGCGTCCACAAGCCCATGGCCAAGGTGCTCATCAAGGAGCTCGAGCCGTTCAAGCTCATGTTCATCGAGGAGCCGGTGCTCTCCGAGCATGCAAGCTCGCTGCTCGACGTCATGCGGAACACGCCCACTCCGATCGCCCTGGGGGAGAGGCTCTACTCCCGCTGGGACTTCAAGGAGATCCTGGCCACCGGTGCCGTGGACATCATCCAGCCGGACCCGTCGCACTGCGGGGGCATCACCGAAGCCCGGAAGATCGCGAACATGGCTGAGGCGTACGACGTAGCCCTCGCGCTGCACTGCCCGCTTGGCCCGATCGCGCTCGCTACGTGCCTGCAGATCGATGCCGGCTGCTACAACGCGTTCATTCAGGAGCAGAGCCTCGGGATCCACTACAACACGTCCAACGATCTGCTCGACTACGTCACCGACCCGTCCGTCTTCGACTACCAGGACGGCATGGTGAAGATCCCGGGCGGCCCGGGTCTCGGCATCGACGTGAACGAGGAGTACGTCGTGGAGCGGGCGGCCGAGGGTCATCGTTGGCGGAACCCCGTGTGGCGGCACAAGGACGGCTCGGTGGCCGAGTGGTAG
- a CDS encoding SDR family oxidoreductase, with translation MLWVTGGGSGMGRAAAVAAAASGWKVAVSGRRPDAVAAAADDVRQQGAEALEVPVDVRDAGALREAHDRISGAWGPVNGLVVSAGLNAPRRSWSDQSMDEFADIVDTGVGEQAREKWR, from the coding sequence GTGCTGTGGGTCACGGGCGGAGGCAGTGGAATGGGTCGCGCCGCCGCCGTTGCTGCAGCGGCTTCAGGCTGGAAGGTCGCCGTCAGCGGACGGCGCCCCGACGCCGTCGCCGCCGCGGCCGACGACGTTCGGCAGCAGGGCGCGGAGGCGCTCGAAGTTCCGGTCGACGTGCGGGATGCGGGGGCGCTCCGGGAGGCCCATGACCGGATTTCCGGAGCATGGGGCCCCGTGAACGGCCTGGTGGTCTCTGCCGGCCTGAACGCTCCCCGCCGTTCCTGGTCCGACCAGTCGATGGACGAGTTCGCAGACATTGTCGACACGGGGGTCGGGGAGCAGGCTCGCGAAAAGTGGCGCTAA